In the genome of Triticum urartu cultivar G1812 chromosome 5, Tu2.1, whole genome shotgun sequence, one region contains:
- the LOC125507088 gene encoding protein FAR1-RELATED SEQUENCE 5-like encodes MEFENDDIAYEFYNTYAGHVGFSVRKSWHDKSSTTNVIRTKKFVCSKAGYKDKSKEQCQRKRADTRVGCLAEMTIKISANGKYVVSSFDDAHNHELVTPSKAHLLRSQRKITEDKQRVDSVLASVKKIIKIISVQSVCNPSKKEIQVPFFNTFRTSRWKTLPFYAIQVDEDEMITNIFWADARSILDYHYFGDVVCFDTTFKTNSYGRPFSPFVGVNHHKQTVVFGAALLYDETSETFEWLFETFKRAMSGKEPKTILTDQCAAIISAINKVFTNSIHRLCVWHMYQNAAKHLSHVFQGSKTFKKDFGKCVYDFEEVDEFLAGWNVMLVKYNLEDNEWLHRLFQNKEKWALVYGRQTFCADMKSTQRSESMNALLKRYLHVRLDLLDFFKHYERAVDDRRYAEVESDFYASQTSPKVPYVQMLIQTSKVYTPAMFEIFKGEFDMVMGYCVYESGRTGSISEFKVTHSASQNSHTVIFDPDGSKVSCSCKKFEFVGVLCRHALKVLDHNNIKELAPEYILKRWTRRAKSGPSQAIQKCSNDEDAIVVLAR; translated from the exons ATGGAATTTGAGAATGATGATATAGCATATGAGTTTTACAATACATATGCAGGACATGTAGGTTTCAGTGTCAGGAAATCTTGGCATGATAAATCCTCGACGACTAATGTTATTCGGACAAAGAAATTTGTATGCTCAAAGGCAGGTTACAAGGACAAGAGCAAGGAACAATGTCAGAGGAAGCGAGCAGATACAAGAGTTGGTTGCCTCGCAGAGATGACCATCAAAATAAGTGCTAATGGAAAATATGTTGTAAGCAGCTTTGATGATGCTCATAATCATGAACTCGTAACTCCAAGCAAAGCCCATCTACTGCGATCCCAGAGAAAAATTACAGAAG ACAAGCAGAGGGTAGACAGTGTCTTAGCTTCAGTCAAAAAGATTATAAAAATTATCTCCGTTCAAAGCGTATGCAATCCATCCAAGAAGGAGATACAGGTGCCATTCTTCAATACCTTCAGGACAAGCAGATGGAAAACCCTTCCTTTTTATGCAATACAAGTAGATGAAGATGAGATGATAACCAATATATTCTGGGCAGATGCAAGATCAATATTAGATTATCACTACTTCGGTGATGTGGTATGTTTTGACACAACCTTTAAGACAAATAGTTATGGCAGACCATTTTCCCCTTTTGTTGGTGTCAACCATCATAAACAAACAGTGGTTTTTGGAGCTGCATTATTGTATGATGAAACATCTGAGACGTTTGAATGGTTGTTTGAAACATTCAAAAGGGCCATGTCAGGAAAAGAACCAAAGACAATATTGACCGATCAATGTGCTGCCATCATTAGTGCCATTAACAAGGTTTTTACTAACTCAATACATCGTCTATGTGTGTGGCACATGTATCAGAATGCTGCAAAACATTTGAGTCATGTTTTCCAAGGTTCGAAGACATTTAAGAAAGATTTTGGCAAGTGTGTTTATGATTTTGAAGAAGTTGACGAATTCTTAGCAGGTTGGAATGTTATGCTAGTGAAATATAATTTAGAAGATAATGAATGGCTACATAGATTATTCCAGAACAAGGAGAAGTGGGCTTTGGTTTATGGTCGACAAACCTTTTGTGCAGATATGAAATCTACACAAAGAAGCGAGAGTATGAATGCACTATTGAAACGATACCTGCATGTTCGCCTTGACTTATTAGATTTCTTCAAGCACTATGAGAGGGCCGTGGATGATAGAAGGTATGCTGAAGTGGAAAGTGATTTCTATGCGAGTCAAACATCACCAAAGGTGCCATATGTGCAGATGCTGATACAAACTTCGAAAGTATATACACCTGCTATGTTTGAGATATTTAAAGGAGAATTTGACATGGTAATGGGATATTGTGTGTACGAGAGTGGTCGTACTGGATCTATTTCTGAATTCAAGGTTACCCATTCAGCTAGCCAAAATAGTCATACTGTGATATTTGATCCCGATGGATCAAAAGTTTCATGCTCATGCAAAAAGTTTGAATTTGTTGGGGTATTGTGTCGTCATGCATTGAAGGTGTTGGACCACAACAATATCAAGGAGTTGGCACCGGAATATATCTTGAAAAGATGGACAAGGCGAGCAAAATCAGGGCCATCACAAGCAATTCAAAAGTGCTCTAATGATGAAGATGCAATAGTTGTGCTAGCTAGATAG